The Hermetia illucens chromosome 2, iHerIll2.2.curated.20191125, whole genome shotgun sequence genomic interval acagccgaattagttaaatatgtaggcgaccagttacaccaagtggttcatcaacatgtgctcaaggtatgggacagcgaatcaatgcctgacgattggcagcgaggcataatctgtctcatacataaaaagggagatatcacacagtgcagcaattatagaggtatcacgttgctgagcaccatctataagattttctccactatcttgctaggccggatagccccatacgcccagaacatcattggcccataccaaagaggcttcactccaggcaaatcagcaacagatcagattttctctctgcggcaggcgatggaaaaactgttggaatatggacaacagttgcaccatctgttcatcgactttaaagccgcctatgatagcatagccagggtaaaactgtacacggccatgagagaattcggtatcccgacgaaattaataagactgactagcctgaccctgaccattcgacatcaacaacggtctacgacaaggggatgcgctatcatgcgtcctctttaacctggccctcgagaaagtgatccgtgatgctgaggtgaatgcaagaggtacgatcctcttcaagtccacccaactactggcctatgctgacgatatcgacatcatgggaagaaccacccgagatgtagaaactgccttcatccagatcgagcaggcggcgcgagatcttgggctgcacatcaatgaaggcaagacaaaatatatggtggcaacgtcagcaccgaagacgaatcaaccaacaacatcaaaccgcactggtcaaacacaaacacgaacaagaataaggataggggaatacaactttgagaccgttgacaatttctcctatctagggtcgaaaatcacaaccgataacaactatgatgatgaaatccgcgcacggttgttgtcagccaacagagtctatttcagcttacaaagactgttccgctcgaaacgtctcaccatagggtcaaagctcttactgtacaagactatgatcttgccagtcctcatgtattcctcggaaacttgggttcttagcaagaaaaattgcgaactcttggccgcgttcgagagaagaatcctccgaagaatttttggccccctacatgaggatggacgattccgtagcctacacaatgacgaaatctatgagcgataccatgaccgtccggttgtagataaaatccggctcaataggttgcggtgggcgggtcacttaatccgtatggatgaagatgatcccacccggaaagtctataagggcaatatctatggtaggaaaagaagactaggcagaccctgcctaagatggagcgatggcgtaggccaggacgccagacagcttttagggatatcgaattggtggacctcggcgcaaaaccgggatgtctggagttccttattaaggcaggcctagaccggataccggttgttgcgccgttgatgatgatgatgatgatgtaaagctggtactgaattCGCATGTCTTGGGGAAGGATAAAATTGGCACACTGAACATATTCGCTACCTTTCACTGGCAtaagcattcggaatattgccgtggacgatcCGATCCGATCTGGAACACGTCCAACCGGCCGAACGAACTATTATGTTCAATTCCCGAATGAATCATTCAAACTCTACcatggagtggatgaacctgcctcaccATATCGGAGGTAGGGGTATGGTTACCATGGCGGCACTATCGCCAAGTGGACTCggtgcgcgcttatttttacagtaaacaGCAGGCAAGttccttgcatgcagctgtttgTAAAACAGATtttggactgactccacttaacttaaagGATCGATGTTCCaaccctctgagtggggtgaccaagagcggatcgatgtatcaaagtcgaaagcaatgcacggtaaacatgtgaattgcaTTTGGCaaacatttgtcgatttgcatttgtcgaacagatggctgtatgcTTGAGAACTCTTTGCTGGGACGCAAGGATTTATGTATACTATTCAAGACGGCGTAGTCACTACCCACGTTTATAAAAAGCTCGTAATGAAAGAGCGGATAAAGAACGACCagcgcagaatgtgtggttcggcgttagagaggacggttatgttatgttatgttacgttatgtaaggtgattcagcaccaccaagcataggctGATCACGAGAACATTTACCGTTTACCGACAAGAGTCGcaagcagtatttgatagttctgcttgcagcatgtaccAGCACCGGCAACTTCTAACTGATCACCACCtaccgcacaacaagcctgacttgctggtagttgacaagacgggtagCTGCGcgcatattattgatgttattgTTCCcagtaatagcaacattgaacaaaagtacgtgaaaaagaagatgaattaTGGATCAgtagctcgggaaatcaaagaaatccgGCGTCTCAAAGGTGTGGTTATAGTTcccatattgtcagctacaggtattgtacctaaatccctcacggcttcccttgatgtcctgggactctcacacaatcTAGTTCAAAccgtgcagaaatataccattctacaTACGTGCTCaatattgcggggagttctcaacgGATTTTCTCATTAACCTATcacctttataatttaagtaggtaggatagcccgagcctaaatgcgtggtacttagtgctagtattaagtaaaattcggcatttgccgagattatgataactcggaaatataaTAATCCAGTCAAAGCTTTGCTTCTAAAAGTAAATGAAGACGTTCATTCAAATTCTGTAAATCAAAAGTTGACTTATATAACACAAATATTATCCAAAAGTTTCTATAATTACTGGAATAATGATACGATCGgcagtaagtaagtaagtgctATTTCCGAAGATACGTTAAACAGGAAAAACTACGTCTTTCTGTTACTTTTTGTTGGTTTGATTAACTGTTATGTGTTTTACGCGTCCTCCTTTGCCTCCAACAGTCAAATCAGAGGGCGCCAAATACTTTTCCTTATTCAACTCATCTATTCTCACCTTCGGGGCCTTTTCTACGATGACTTGTACCCTCCATGAATACTTACTTCTAATTTGTCACATTCCGTGCTTTTTCGAAAGGGTGCTCATATTGGAATTTTACTATGTTTGCTTTCGTAACGTTATAACACAACCTTACACTTCTTTATAACATTTCTAAAGACACGTTAAAATGGCTTTCGTCAACAGCTTAtgccaaaacaagtcgggaaaccggaagttgaacgcttcaggtatgaaaggttttgtgtatttcttttatatagagatttgagtgtgcatttgaccCATTAGtatgcagcacgtaatatatacatatacccactttcaagtgatattgacattcaaagtcttgaatttacactgaagcgacagctttgacctattataactttgttagtaatagttcgattcgATAGAATCATGCTCGATGATGCagcctacattattgcaaaatttcgtgattctagggtgaacctaaggggggttttcctgccaattaccaaaaattatagtaatgtactattattaactttatttaaacaggtatcgatatggagggtatttcggagcctaggcactatatagtcgcagccccctgatttttttcagatttttcggttgggtagtttctgagaatgggttcgttataaaaatgatcaatttgaaccctccgcactccccatctttccaacaaatatcaaaactaagatcggcttcgaaaagtactaactgagacctttaatttgataccccacatgactatatgtgatgaaaaaaaaatttacaccccccttttgcatgtatggggacccccccttaaattcgacgtaaaaggatgtaactcactgtatgcgtgagcgttcacagttcccatctttctaccaaatttggtgtcaatcgctataaccgtctccgagaaaaatgcgtgtgacggacagacagacaggcagacagacggacagacagacagacagtaaaccgattttaataagggctagggagaattagattcttcttgaatggaattttaatatttcactcgaatttcaattattctcgttaattatgacgtgagCATCTTATTTGGAtcacttaggatgctgttaattagcacgaaattgataagtttgaacttctatagctttgacactaatagttggattttcatggaacttggcatgtgtatgcacgagactgtcctctatgccggtgcagtAAACCTATGATgatcttaaggggagttttttagtcagtatctaaaagttgataatatactattagtaaatttatttgagcagataccggaatgggacatctctcgaagattagatttcacgtaAGTGTTTTtcgcaaaatcttaaaaagggctgcagataaatagattcttgataatatttcacgcgaatgtcaattattccgggtaattaggatgtcagcatctgatttgtatggctttgaaagcagtaaattcgcgcgaaattgctaagtttgaactgctataactttggcgttaattaccagatttccatgaaatttagcacatatatatacgaaatattgtcctctatgctgatacaaaattcggaaatcctagaatgaatttaaggggggtttttcagtaaatttctaaaaagtagtaatatactattagtaagtttatttgagcagatatcggaatgggacatattttgaggcctagatgttaTCTAAGCGCAgcgccctgattttttttcggatttttaggttgggtagtttccgaaaatgaatcctgtctcactttaagtgtgtagattttgacttcttactcacgcactttgcaattcatgtcaaaactaatgtcagtttcggaaagtacaaatcaagacctttcatttgatatcctgcacaactatatccggtgaaacaaatttttgaatcccccctttgcatgtatggggagcccccctttaaactccacctaaatttatgccacttgctgtatgcgtgggatttcatagttcccatctgttcaccaaatttcgttcggatcggtttagccgttttggagaaaagtgcgtgtgacagacagacagacagacagacattgaatcgatttcaataaggttttgttttacagaaaaccttaaaaagagaaaataccatcggagacgcctctctcgccatTTTTCCACGGTCGGGACAAGGTCATATCCATTGCGGGTGTCCTCATTTGTGGCCATGGGCTGTTACCCAACTAACCCATCATAACATCTTTGCCGCCATTAGCGCAAGGCACCGCTTGCCACTATATTAATGCAGACAGACAATGCCCGATAGACAGACCGATAGTATTAATGCCAACCGACAGAGATGAGGAGGAGTATTCCGCAAAGGGAACTGAGAGATGgcttttcttttgtttggaTGAGCAGCCCGTATCCGAATCTTTcggtaactagccatttcatccacaagaagcaGAAATGTTCCCTTTACCTCGTAAGCTTTACGTCGTCATGGATAGGGACTGCACCATTACCATCCCTCATAGGACCATCGAGAGGCTTGCGAccacctttttttttgggatgagGTGTACGGCAGCTAAGTCATTATTTTTTGCGGTAGATTCCGCTTCCCCTAATTCCTAAGATTTTCCGCGGTAGTGGACGTTATTGACACAGAGCACAAAACCCTAGCATTACATTAAAttcgtatatatatattcatatatatatactacCGTATCCAACTTATTAAATTTTCCAAGCAAAAAATTTTCTTAATTGTGCCTGAGGTGTATGAAATTTACGTATGTAAACATTAaatatttgataataataaacatATAAATTGCCTATGATAAATTTATTATCAATAAAGTTAGTACATAAGTTGATATAGTAAGAGAACTGTTATCAATTACTTTGGGGAGCAAGAAATTCATCTTCTTCCTGTTCCAATTTAGGTTGTTCGTTTGCAGGAATATTGTATGCTTCTGGCGCTGGCTCATACCGTGGTTGCCACGTATTAACATAAATCATTGATGGGCCTGATGTTGCTGATGTTGATAAGGAAGATGTTGGAAGCCTGAAGGACCTTAAATGTGCTGAAGGGGCAAATGGTGATTGCGAAGGATAGATAACCCCTGGTTGATGCGAATTGGAAGAAGATCGTCCACCAGGTGTCACAATTTGACCCGCTGCAAATTCACCCATTTCTAACTGGAATAGTATATTGTCTATCTTATTTTTGGCAATGGATATGGCTCGACTACTTTGATTTGCGCAACGCATTCTGCTGGCAACATTCTCTCCATAAACGGCAAAATCATCCTTTAATGTCATACTTTGGTTCATAGTTCGCATCAGTTTGTACGCTTCATCCTCCCTAGAATCGTCGTTCATTGCTTTTCTCTTTTGGCTAAGCGTTGAAACTGTGGACATAGGTGATGCGCGTATATTTTCtataaaatcatcactttcatgTTCGTAGGATGAAACGCTCGTATCGCTGTCCATATTATCGTCGTTTTCTGCTGCACCATCCTAATAAGCATTTaaatacattattattataaaattcttTAATAAAAAATGCTTGTTAGCTACGTTTTAAAACTAAGTTTTAATAGTAGAGAAGTGGATATACAGGAATATTTTATACCTACGTACATATACCTATAGATTACAGATATTTAAGGATTGAGGAACCCTGAGATTAGGCATTAAGGTGGTTTGGGTTTCTATCTGTGTGTTTGAGGCGGAAGAACCATAGCTTCTCTACATTCAGACCACAGTGCCCCATTGTACTCGAATTCCTGTCTCCAACTGGAtttcgcttcttcattacaagaaGGACActcataatcttgtacaattATTACTTTAAGCAGatacccagctagtgaattatagccagtcagaatgcctgcAATAATTTTGCAAGTATCCCTGCTTTTTGATAGGGTAAACTTCACAGCATGtgtgtttggttctgacaggtacAGTTTAATGTGTCTAACAGAATTTGGACTCTGCGACCTGTTATTATGGGAAGATTGTTCCCACTTTTTAAACGAagtcttagccaatgctacttacACTACAATTGCTGGCTTCGGTCCGGCATTGAACTCTcctattcctgaacgattttccagGTAATCGAAGAGCTACTCAATGTCCTCATTGCAGCTTGGCTATTGCCCcggattgcgatgcgcctgcctttcaatAGCTCGTCAATAACCCAGGTTGCCGCCCCTAGGATTGCATATACTTCAAGCTGTTGCTTAATTAAAGAGGgatgaagacggctacggtctCGTAGCAGCGAAGAGGCAAGTAATCAGACGCCGCGATTTAGATTAAAActtatccaactgtgatctgagcaGGATCTTTAGGTCGCCCCAAAGCATATACCCCGCATTGACGTCACAACCTATTAACAAATTAGCCTTCTTCGCtatgatgatggatgtcagatgttgtagttcttctggtgggGTTTGACGGCGCAATGGTTGACGAGCTCGAATCTCAGCCATCATGGCgtctgtgtttgtctcgctgctatgAGATTATAATTTGCACCGTGTTAAGTGTAATGATAGTAGAACTGAAGCACCGTCTGATTGTGCGGATCTCCTACGCTCCACTAAGGACTGAACATGAAACACTTCCTCTGTTGACGCTGATCGGTCGTAAGCCATATAAGCCGAGGAGATATACACGTTCTGTTTGGACCAGATTGCCCATCATTAGGCCTCTGAAACTCAGATCCAAGTATAGAAAAGTGTGTAGAGTCTTTTCGGTAAGGATACATACTCTTGGTCCATCCGATCAACAAAAAATTTGCAGTGGAAtgaattgtaatatttactttggagccgTTTGTTGGTTCGGTTCCTTCGATCCAGAACTCCTACATTAATGCAACGTCGAAGTACatagatttatctgcgctacaGTCAGCATGATCTGGTTAGATACGAGATCAACAGTTCCCGTTGGACCGTCCATCTTCATCTTCTCCAACAAGTAATTAGAGACGTCGACTAGGTCTGGGTCGTCTACCGGTTTTGCGGAGAGAAGCAACTTCGGGGTTTTGAAGAGGcaagaattaaatgcatttgtccttatccatgcggatcttcggttgCCACAGATCTTCTAGGAGTCTCATCGTGTGGGACAAACTTGAGCTTTAGGTGTCGCAAATTTAAGCGATGCACGAACCGAGGAAGTCTCTAGAGAAATAAAAGCAGGGGACACATTCCCCTTTTCCCCTTTGCCGTTCAGGAGATACATATTTGTTTCAGTTTGTGGGTTTAAATGCGAACTCGAAATTGCCGTATCATTGGAAAATTTGGAAGATGTTATATATGAGGTGAAAGTAATTTAAAACATAGAACCCAGCGCACTACTGTTGAGTTCTCTTAACGCAGAAACTCACACGCAAACGGATAATTCCACAAAAATATCAGGATTATGCGTTAATAACTTTATCATCAACTTCTTAGATACAAAAGCAACTGCCTTATAATTTGTGAAAATTAATTAGAAAGTTATCTTGAGACATTTTTCTTACGGCCGACTTAGCTCGGCTCtaagaagaaaaaatgaaaaacacaaaaaaataacTCTCCACCGGGTACTGCTCGACTGACAAGGTTTTGCTTTTCTACCAGCCTCATCCTCGCCCGCTCACTTTTCGAGCACACTGTCATGGGGTCTTCCTGCTCTTATTAGTTCTTAGTGatttcaccagtatgaatgctaagccatgcactcagtatatacTGGCCCCATTGCCGCATATCACAGCGGGGCTTTTATTGTGATGATGAATCCGAACGACAGGTAATCATGGTTAAACCACTAGGAGTAAACTGTACCTTACTAGCAACCTCCGTTGAGCAAGGAAAAATTCCAAAATGACTCTTAAACATATTCCAAATTAAAAGGGTC includes:
- the LOC119649375 gene encoding uncharacterized protein LOC119649375 isoform X1 — its product is MIWTKELVIELIEMLKAAPALWDIKCKEYQDKNAKYREISKMASHFKTNDLEISKKIKSVRSQFTRERKKVEEKRRCGIAVWFGYDMLTFLEGNVSKGGRTTKQDGAAENDDNMDSDTSVSSYEHESDDFIENIRASPMSTVSTLSQKRKAMNDDSREDEAYKLMRTMNQSMTLKDDFAVYGENVASRMRCANQSSRAISIAKNKIDNILFQLEMGEFAAGQIVTPGGRSSSNSHQPGVIYPSQSPFAPSAHLRSFRLPTSSLSTSATSGPSMIYVNTWQPRYEPAPEAYNIPANEQPKLEQEEDEFLAPQSN